acccacaATGATAAACTCATATGATCATTTGAATGATGCTTATATAATGTATAGATTCTCTAACCCAGTTTGATGGTACATTTTCACTTTTTCTTTCTAAATAAGAAAATTCATATTACCCATTGAATTACGGTCCATCCTGACTCATCCGTCTCaggatttcttttctcttttctgttGTTACACAAGGCCCGAAATACAGACATCACATGATTAGAGACATTTCAGGTTTATATACCAAATATATTAACAAAAAGACATTCTGCCATTGTCAATGCGGATGAGAATGGTCACCCTATGCCCATTTTTTATGCTTCTCGGGACATATCCATGTATTATAATAAGACTAAATTCCTCATGTAGATTTGTCTTAGTAATCACATTCACTCAGGTgaatttatgaataaaaaaagaagaGTAAGGTAGATTGCCTCTCTATAAACCCCATACTGGTGGGGTCATGTGCACCGGATTCCTATTCTTTTTATAAAACATCTCTTAACTATTCCTAGCCAAGGCACCAGTAGGAAAAGAAGAATcctagaattttctttttttaaggaTAATCTGTTTCCTTATGGTGGTCCCTTTGGGAGGAAGGGAACACAGAAATCCTTATGGAGACATCCAAGCTGCTATCAGATGGTTCACCTATCTGAAGCTAGACATTCTGAAGAGGCACTCCatgtaattaaatatttttaattcattAAAGAAACCTATCTTACTTCTCTGGCTGGATGTTTAGATTTATCATCTTTCATCTATCATTCCCAGCCACGTATTCACCcttctattttttttctaatttcatcatctTAATGAAATAAAGATTTACAAGATTTTCTGTTTTTGTCTCGAAAGAGAGggggaaaaaaataaaatgagtgAAGGGGACAGGTGCTCTCAGTTTAGATCTGGTCTTGGATACCAAGATAGCTCAGTAATAAGAGTATTTTCAAAACTCTACCTTTCAAATCCACACTGTTTGTTGCGGTTCTTAAAAGAGACATTATTTTGAAATTCTCACTCATGCATAGGAGAAATTTAGCAACAACATAGCGACTGATGGATCTAAACCTGATAGGATATGGCAAATTAATTGTGTGAGAATTTAAGAAGACAAGCAGAATATGATATCTCAAGGGCTGTAGATGATGAATATCTTTCGGTGGTTCTCTAGAAATACTTCTGCAGGTGATGGATATTTTGGTAGTGATTCTCTGAATTTATTTCTGCAAGAAACCATTTGTGTCCTTATTTCCATCACTAAAATAATATGCCAGAGTCATATTGTAGTAAAGGCCAAATACAAAATAAACCTTTGTTATCCACCACCGAGCCATGAACTCAGAACCTAATCAAACTCGGTTACAAAGTCTTATGCTGTAAATTATGGTTCATTATAGAAAAACATTTCTTGAGACTATGTTACACACGTGTGACAAATATACAGGCACAATTAGCGAACAAATTGTATCAGTCAGTAAAGATAGCCTCAAAACAATATAAAAAAAGATTCTAATAGTTAATTTCTAGCATCATATGTTTAGTTGGTAGAGCTCCATATCTGAATTTCTACAAAAGAACAACTGACCTTGGTGAAGAACTTTTGTGCATGGCTTCTAATCTGAACAGCTGTCTTTGTACCAATATGGTCTGTCACAAGCATCACAAACTAACAAGATGATAAGTACGATTAAAACAAGTGACTTTACTGTGTTCCGACAAATCAGGAATCTTTACTATCGAACAATTCAGGCGGTACACTGTCTTGCTCAGAAGACTCCTTGTACCAGGACAAGTTCTACCATGTCTGCCAAGAACTCAACTTCTCAAACTAAATCTTTGAGAGAAGTACCTATTTGATTGAAAGAGCATGGTTGACTGGGTTTAAGTAAAGCACGAGTTGAGTTAAATCAACAAACCTTCGATGCGCTGCCAAGCCCTCCCGTACAGCTTCAGAGCTTCGAGAAAGCGGTTGTGCTCCTCCTCGGTCCACTTCTCCCTTTGCTTGGTAATGGTATAAGGCTTCCTCGTCTGCATCGGAACGGAAAACCCTTTTAAGCACCGGAACTAGACCGAGAAACAACAAGTGATGCAGAGGAGGACATGAGACCTTCACGACAACCATCTCGTCTCCGGAAGAATTCCCTTCCATCGCCCTAATCTCAAGTTCAAGTTCAACTAGACGCGGATCAGCTAGACTTCAAGTCGTCGACGAACAGCACAAAACCCCCCTCCACATCTCCAACCAGGCGCTCAATTCGGTGCACGAAGTACCTCATAACCCGCTGGAGTCTGCATCACCATCACCCAACGAGAGACGAGACTCAAGAACCCACAAAATCATAGATCGGTTCCATCCAATCCGTCATAGAAACAAGTAGAACCTGAAAGATCGAAGACCGAAACCCTAAAGAGACTCGAATCCGCCTTACGCGACCAGAGGGAGGCATCACAAGCGCCAGCGACTCATCTTCCTACTGCCTCTTGTACATCTCAGAGCTGAATCGGAGGCGAGATCTGTCAGGAGCAGAGGAAGAAGGGATCGGAGAGGAGGGAGATGCTATTGCTCTTCAAATCGAAGAGGAGAGGAGCTGGACGGCAACGTCGAGCCGGAGAAGGGAGAAgcgggcggaggcggaggcggaggcggcctcAGCTTTCTCGACGCGGGGAGGAAATCTCAGCCACGAACATTTCTTGTGGCTTCCTTCGCCTCCCgcgagaaattattattattattattattattattaaaagagGTGGAGAGCGCCGagctttatattttaattttaatttttagttaatttatttatttgagtCTGGGAgtgggcggagagagagagatgccgCCACGTGTAAAGTTGCATCTGCTAGATCCGAGCTCGGGGTGCGCTTTTTGATCCACGAGAGCGAGAGACACAAGTCTTTTCGTACGAACTACGCATATATTTTATATGCGGGATAACAATCTGCTGGCGGTGGGAGATGTGGACGGGCGGATTGACGGTCGCATGGAACCGGCCAACCCGTGAGGACGCTCGCACGGTGGTAACGAGTCGTAGCGTGCGGGGAGAAAGCGCTTCCGCCACGTCGTCTGGTTCTGGGCCCACGGCCAGCGCGACGTGGCGTTTTCCTGCACTTCGCCGCCACTTATCCGCCACGTTTTAGTCCTTCTCTTTGcctttcttttaattttatcGGAAATTACATATTTACCTTAtaaattcttttatatatatatatatatatatatatatatatatatatatatatatatatatatattcaaagctATGAGTGGTACATATTTTCACACCCGTGCTAGTTGGAACACAAATGGGACCCGCAGTAGTGGGACCGGGGTCCTCTTTTCTTGGGCCGGGCTTTGCCACGAGGACTGTACCCAACAAAGGGCTGGTCCAGCCCATGGAGTCACGTGCAAAGCCCGTGCAGCCACACTGGcatagttcatatatatatatatatatatatatatatatatatatatatatatatatatatatatatatatatatatatatatatatatatatatatatatatatatataatacaaattCAGAATTTATTCATCTTTTAGTCTATTTTACTGAATGAGAGTGAAACAATTCTGAATTTACAACCATTTCTTTCTtagcttataaaaaaaaaaaaatcagaatattTAAAATGTTTTCATTTAAGAGTATAATATAGATGGTGGAGGTTGGAGAATGAAGTAAGTTGGGTTCTATTATTAGGGAGGAGTCCAAATCAAGAAGTGATAGGAATTGGTTGACACTCTAATAATGGTTGATGTCAACATGTAAGCAACTATTGTTCATATTTGCTTGGAACATTACACACCACTAGGGTTGGAGTAGGTGAGAGGAAATCTCCACCACTACCACCTTCCACTTCAAATCAAAAATTGATTGTGGGTTGGAAATTTCCACTCTCCACTTTGCAAAAgcaaaggtatatatatatatatacaaaaaaatgATTCTAAAAGGCTATGAGATTGACTACTGATTCACAAATAATAGCAAAAGTAGTGAAATCCACTATATTAATGCAAAATTGTATTCCTTCAAAATTcaataattttcaaattcatCCCTCCCAAAAAAACATATTTGTACTTATAAATATAGTTTAGTTGGTCTTTAAATCCTCTTTGTGGGTATTTCAACTTTGAATTTTCAGCCTCCTTAGTaatctttaaattatttattatttaagatAAAGATGTACCAAAGAAATGGAAGGggtagaaaaaaaaggaaaaggtatGGTGTCAAAAggttaaaaagaaaaattaagaaataaaatGGCCAGTGAGAATAATAAGGATATTGACATAAAATTAACTCTACTAGATCCTGTTGGATGCATGCTAATGGAAATGACATATATATCTatctcatgggtcaaagaattatTTGGAAATCTTGCAATACTCACTGATTAGAAATGGTGAATATTCCACTAAAGAATTATTGATCAGTGTAAAAGTAAATAAATTAAAGGACTTTTCAAGATGAAAAGAAGGCAAAGTGCTActccatggagagagagagagagagagagagaggtgcactACCATTCATAGAATAAACTTGTGAAGTTTATCAAAATAGAGGAGAGCTGAAAATATTAGCACAAATATCTCCATTCTAGTCATAAACTATGTTGAATTAAATTTACAATAAAATTCAAAAATCACATAGTTAATATCAATAGGCAGAAGACTGATTCCAACAAGAAAATGTCACCTTCAATAAGCTAAATTTTCATATGgaagaaaaagaatatatatatatatatatatatatatatatatatatatatatatatatatatctttggtAAAGCATCAATTGAAATAATGACTTGAAACTGTAAGAAAATTGATGATATCTTTCAGATCAAGATGTAGCCATATAACTCCCAACCCACTGAATTGCTGGGTTTCTTTATGAGGCAGCAGGGAAAATGATTTTGACATTTGTGTTCTCCTCCATAATTATATCCACTCTTTGTCTTATCATCACCTAATAGCAAGTGACATTTGTCAATTAATGGATGCTATTTTTCCCTCTTATCATCACAAAATTTAGTGTATCTTTTGGCATTATAGAAAAAATGTTGGTAATTCTTATGGAATAACATTGGatgcattttttttaatatatgaaaacTTTGATCACCACCTCCCACTTCAAGATAGACAAACAAGTAGAGAGTAGTATTAGGTCACTGCAAGACACAGATCTGAGAAAAAGGAGTATGAAAACAATGAAGCATTTTCCTTTTTCTAATGGGGTATAATATATGAGAAGAATTAGATGAACCTCATTCTTCTAGGCTgaagtaataatattttttttgtgatttCATGAAGATATTATTTCATCAGCAAGTCTCCAAAAGGAGAcaactcctctcctctcctctatcTAAACATCTAAATTATGTGGAAAATGTAACATCTTAGTATTATGTCATGTTGTCAACTGTTGGTCATCAGCATGACCTAACAAGAACTCTAGAGACCACTTACTACATGAAGAAGAATCTCCTCCTTTCATGATGGGATGAAAAGGACCACCAACCTGCTTTCTTTGATGTCCACTTTGGACCAACCTTCATCACAGCCAAATCTAAAGGTGACAGACACATGAACACCAATTATATTATTCACCAACCTTCATCACAGCCAAATCTAAAGGTGACAGACACATGAACACCAATTATATTATTCACCAACCAAATCATCATGTTGTGTGCTTGTTAGGTTAGGAGATATTGTGATTTAAGTTGATTGATTAGATGACATCAAGCCTACTTATCTATTAAACATGTTTGCATGGCACAAGATTAATGGCTTCATTTAACTTAACAAGTTGATGATATGAGATAAACAATGTTATCAGATTCTTCACAGGACTTTCAATTCTGTGCTTtggttttttttgtttcttttacctTCAGAAAGCTCACCGTAATTTGATCGAACACATTGTGGCGCAAAATGGGAACAAAACAAAAGCTAAAGAAGACGACACGGAGTGGACAGATCAAAGCAACGAAGGCGCACACGGAATGCCCAGTCCTCACGTCGTTGATGCGATAGCCGAGCACTCGGAGCCATATAAGTCAGCGTCGCGTGCCCACGACctcccccaccaccaccaccaccaccatcactcaTCGCACCCCCTGCAAGTCCCACCGCGAACAATGGGATCCGTGAAGAAGGCGGCGGCGGCGCTGCAACTGAGcccggaggaggacgaggaggcgtGCATGTACGCGGCGCAGCTGGTGAGCAGCTCCGTCCTCCCCATGACCCTCAAGGCCGCCATCGAGCTCCAACTCCTGGAGATCATCGTCGGCGCCGGCCCCGGCGCCAGGCTCGGCCCCGCCGACGTTGCGGCCCAGCTGCCCACCACGAACCCGCAGGCCGCCGCCATGGTGGACCGCATCCTCCGCCTCCTCGCCGCCTACGGCATCGTCAGCTGCGCCGTCGAGGCCGGCCCCGACGGCCGCCCTTGCCGCATGTACGGCGCCGCGCCCGTCTGCAAGTACCTGACCAGGAACGAGGACGGCGTGTCCTTCGCCGCCCTGAGCTTGATGAACCAAGACAAGGTCCTCATGGAGAGCTGGTAATCGACTGCAGGAACAACTCCGGCAACGCCTCTCCCTCGTCCACGGTTGCTAACCGACGGTGGCAATGACGGCAGGTACCACTTGAAGGAGGCGGTGTTGGAGGGCGGCATCCCCTTCAACAGGGCGTACGGGATGACGGCGTTCGAGTACCACGGCACGGATCCGCGGTTCAATAAAGTGTTCAACGAGGGCATGAGAAGCCACTCCATCGTCATCACCAAGAAGTTCCTCCAGGTCTACCGCGGCTTAGACGACGTCAAGGTGCTCGTCGACGTCGGCGGCGGCATCGGCGCCACCCTGCACATGATCACCTCCACGCACCCTCACATCCTGGGCATCAACTACGACCTCCCTCATGTCATCTCCGACGCGCCGCCCTTGCCAGGTCATACAACAAGCTCCACGTCCACGAATCAGGTTAATCTTGTCTAGATCTTGGCTTGGCTTAGATTCTCGGGATCCTTTTGGCTGCAGGCGTGGATCATGTCAGCGGCGACATGTTTGAGAGCGTTCCCGGCGGAGACGCCATTCTTATGAAGGTTGGTCAGATGCTTGGAACTAAAAATGACATGAAGAATCACCTGAAAACTATCAAATGTCGTTCAGATGTGTTCTTCGAGTGTGCACTCAACCAAGAATTCTTTCTATTAATGTTTCCATCAAGAGACCCGTCAACGTACTAGGACTTCGAAGGTCTTGTTCTTAGATTCATGATCACCATGTCTGAAACAGGAGGGTATAATCTAATCATGAGACTGCTCTGTTTCCCACTGCAACCATTCTTGGATTCCAAGTACCTTATTTCACTAGAGCTCTGATAATAACAGGCACAGAAGTGAAGGCAGGGGGGAGAGTCAACGTTGGTCTTGGTCTAATGACTCTAATGAGTAGGGGTGGACTTGGGACTTTTGATTAGAGTGATACATTAGTTTCATTGTCATTAGACAATTGTAGAATCTGAAAAGAAAGAGACTCTCATACAAATAACAAGAATCAAGGAAATTGATACATGTAAAATTGGATGCAAACAGATCAATAATCTTTGCATGCAGAAAACAAATGCATCTAATCATATTTTATGAACTAATATCCAGTTTTTATACTGAAACTGCAGTGGATCCTACATGACTGGAGTGATGAGAGTTGTGCAAAGATATTGAACAACTGTTGGAAGGCTTTGCCAGAGAATGGAAAGGTGATAGCAGTGGAATGTGTTCTTCCAGTAGTCCCAGAGCCAAGTCTCAGAACACAGAGTGTTTGCCATGTAGATCTCATCATGTTGGCTCACAATCCTGGAGGCAAAGAGAGAACTGAAATGGAGTTCCAGGAGTTGGCAAAGCAAGCTGGCTTCTCAGGGTTTAAACCCACTTATGTGTATGCCAATACCTGGGCACTAGAATTCACAAAATAGATGATGAGAAGCCATGCTTGGTTGGAGCCTCATCTTATATGTAACTCAAGAACAAAAATGCTGAGAGAGATGATGGATCTCATCCTCCTGTTGTATGTTCATGCATTCTGTATCCAAGATCTTTGAATGGGATAGACTGCATCATGTTGCCACATTGTCAAAGTTTGCATACATATTATTATTGGAAATTGATCTTGTTTGTTTTGCTGTTTAAAATCCACAAAGAAGAAGAGAACACTCTGCATCCAACATCTTTGAATGGCATAGAGTATAGACTGAATGAAGTTGCCACATTGACAGAGCATGCATCCATATTTTTATTGGAAcctcatcttgtttgtttgattTAAATACACAAAGAAGAAGAATGAGAAGAATCCTTCCAAGAGCTCAACTGTGCCCTATTTCTGAAGATCTCACAACATGACATCAGATAGATATCATTCTGCTGCCTCAGATGAGATCTTTgtgaaaaaattaaataaatattaaagaaaaaatggcatatatatatatatatatggtaaactCATATTTGCATATGTCAGAGTAGAGAACCATAGTGAGTGCCCTTGGTTGACACTAATATGCCTGCCATCTGCAAAAGAAGCTTGAGATGTGACCTTTTTCTTGGCATTGAAGGGGCTCATTAAGATCCACCAACCTCATGTGTAGAGGTGTCCAGACACCAAAGGAGATTGTCCATGATGGACTCTCCTGAGCTGTTTTCAGTTGCATGTTCATATCATGCTTGATCAAGGAAGTGAATTGCCTGAAAGATATCCTTGCTCTAAAGCAAACTGCAAGCCTACTGAACAAGGAAAGGATAAAGAGAAAGGTTAAAAAGCAGAAAAGGAAGGTCCTGAACAAGgaaaaagatgatgatgaagTCTGAATTGGCTAAGATTTAGATCATTGTTTCTAGTGCAGCAGATAGAAGATTTGGAAGAGGAATGATTCTGATTTCTTGACTCAGCACATGAAACTCTTTGGAATGATCAGCTACAGTTCATCACCAACATTATTGATGAGTGGAATCACTTGGCGCCCTTTCTCCTGAAACACAAAAGACTCGTGATCATCGGGAGGAGAAGATGGTTTCATTCTCATCTGGAGATCATTtacataggagaccaaatctgtaCATAGGACTCTTGATGCACCGGACATACTGtgattcatcaaagggagaacaaGAGAAGATTAACCCACCCACCGTCCGTGCCCTGACAAGTCTCAGTCGGCAGCCACTGCGTCCTCCTCCCTTTCCTTGGGCAGTAGCTGAGCTCTGCACAGCGGGCAGGTGACCTGTCCGACGTCCACCCACTTATCGATGCAGCCCTTGTGGAAGGCATGGGAGCAGTTGCCGAGCTCCCTGACCTCGTGCCGGGCTTCCAAGGCCCCCAGGCAAACGGAGCAGACGGCGTCGCGTCCGTCGATCCTGAAGCGGGAGAACCTGACGACGGGAAGCCTGGTCTTGATGGCGGAGGGGGGGATGGGAAGGGCCGGGGACGAGGGGGGGAGGAAGTCGGGAATCTGCAGGGGGAAGAGGAAGTGGTCCTCGTGGGACGAGGCGAGGCCGAGGCAGAAGAGGGCCATGGAGACGGCGAGCTTGATGCGGTCGAGGAGGTGGACGACGAGGGCGACGGGCCGAGGGAGGATGACGGTGTAGCAGACGGAGGGGAAGCCCATGGCGGAAAGAGCTGGtgaagtggtggtggtggcggcggctgTGGAGGTGGTGGAAGCAAAAGAGAGGTGGGGGTTGAGGGTCATAAATGGTGGGAGGCGGAGGTGGGGGCTCGTCAACGTGCGTGTGGGCTTGCGTGCACGTGCACGTGTGCGTGCGCGCGTGCGTGCGAGGGACATGCCATGTGATGCTTGATGCTGCCCTTTCTCCTGATATGGACAAACCTGGACTACCGCAGGGTGTTGGATTTTGTCTAGATTTCCTGTTCATGTGGCAGAACACTGTTGTCTGATAAGATTCGTATCACCAGATTTACTAATGGTGTTCGAATTTTATGCTCAGCAATTCATTATTATCTATCAAATTTTTGTTTGAATATGTCAGCCATTAGAGATTTAGCTTTGATTATGCTTAATAATATACATCTTTTGGAGGGTGTGTGCTCATGGAAGTTTTTGCTGCTGATAAGAGTCAAAGAATGCATTCACAGAGTGTTATTACTATTATTACATTACAAAAGATGTGATAAAGAGACATGAATCCCAAAACTAACTTACAAAATGTCTGCAAAAGCTACAACATAGACAAATATGATTAAAAGAATGAAAGCAGGAGGGTGGAGAAACTCAAATCTTTGACCACAGATGACCAACACAATGAACACATGATAAAAGATCTCTTTTTGAGTTCTTTGATTTAAGGAAACTTGGGGGAAGTGAAGAAACAAATTGAAGCACACAACAAACTGCTGCAGATCAAGCAAATAACCCTAGCATCACTCACCCAGGAAGGAGACAAGGGAAAAAAGATTTCAAGGCATCTCAGCTGAGTTTGCAATGATTTTTACACCTATATTTAGGGATTTAGGTCTCAATGTGAACAAGAAAAACCAGTTCCTCAAATTGCACATAGCCATATTTCTATGTTACAAGGAATCCTTACAATAAGGGCAAATGATTTAATGCATATCATGAACCGAAATAATGAAACAACTAATCCAGCACCTATGTCGTAAAA
The DNA window shown above is from Musa acuminata AAA Group cultivar baxijiao chromosome BXJ2-4, Cavendish_Baxijiao_AAA, whole genome shotgun sequence and carries:
- the LOC135610578 gene encoding brassinosteroid-responsive RING protein 1-like, with protein sequence MGFPSVCYTVILPRPVALVVHLLDRIKLAVSMALFCLGLASSHEDHFLFPLQIPDFLPPSSPALPIPPSAIKTRLPVVRFSRFRIDGRDAVCSVCLGALEARHEVRELGNCSHAFHKGCIDKWVDVGQVTCPLCRAQLLPKEREEDAVAAD
- the LOC103980348 gene encoding flavone O-methyltransferase 1, with the translated sequence MPSPHVVDAIAEHSEPYKSASRAHDLPHHHHHHHHSSHPLQVPPRTMGSVKKAAAALQLSPEEDEEACMYAAQLVSSSVLPMTLKAAIELQLLEIIVGAGPGARLGPADVAAQLPTTNPQAAAMVDRILRLLAAYGIVSCAVEAGPDGRPCRMYGAAPVCKYLTRNEDGVSFAALSLMNQDKVLMESWYHLKEAVLEGGIPFNRAYGMTAFEYHGTDPRFNKVFNEGMRSHSIVITKKFLQVYRGLDDVKVLVDVGGGIGATLHMITSTHPHILGINYDLPHVISDAPPLPGVDHVSGDMFESVPGGDAILMKWILHDWSDESCAKILNNCWKALPENGKVIAVECVLPVVPEPSLRTQSVCHVDLIMLAHNPGGKERTEMEFQELAKQAGFSGFKPTYVYANTWALEFTK